The following proteins are co-located in the Dromaius novaehollandiae isolate bDroNov1 chromosome 10, bDroNov1.hap1, whole genome shotgun sequence genome:
- the LOC112994728 gene encoding olfactory receptor 10C1-like, translating into MDPALHTPMYFFLRNLSFLEICYTSVTLPRVLVNLLSSDTSISFAGCALQMYFFLFFGATECCLLAAMAYDRYRAICNPLHYMDIMNKKVCTQLAASSWICGNLVALGHTIFIFSLPFCGSNVINHFFCEIQPVLMLVCGDTYWNELQIILAAAFVILMPFLLILVSYSLIISSILKIRSAKGRYKAFSTCSSHLIVVTIFYGTAVFIYIRPKSSYYLDVDKVLSLFYSVVTPILNPIIYSLRNREVKGALSKMRMKLLHPNF; encoded by the coding sequence ATGGATCCTgccctccacacccccatgtacttcttcctcagGAACCTGTCATTTCTGGAGATCTGCTACACCTCTGTCACCCTGCCCAGGGTGCTGGTCAACCTTCTCTCCAGTGATACGTCCATCTCTTTCGCAGGTTGTGCTTTGCAGAtgtatttctttctgttctttgggGCAACTGAGTGCTGCCTCTTAGCTGCTATGGCATATGATCGCTACAGAGCTATATGTAACCCTCTGCATTACATGGATATCATGAATAAGAAGGTATGCACGCAGCTGGCTGCTTCCTCATGGATATGTGGCAACCTTGTGGCCCTTGGGCACACTATCTTTATCTTCTCTTTGCCCTTCTGTGGCTCCAATGTGATCAACCATTTCTTCTGTGAGATCCAGCCAGTGCTGATGCTGGTGTGTGGGGACACTTACTGGAATGAGCTCCAGATAAttctggctgctgcctttgtCATCCTGATGCCCTTCCTGCTCATCTTGGTGTCTTACAGCCTCATCATTTCCTCCATCCTCAAAATCAGGTCTGCCAAAGGGAGGTACAAAGCATTCTCCACTTGCTCGTCACATCTCATTGTAGTGACAATATTCTATGGGACAGCTGTATTCATCTATATACGTCCCAAATCCAGCTATTATCTGGATGTAGACAAGGTGCTCTCTCTGTTCTATTCTGTGGTGACTCCCATATTGAACCCTATTATCTACAGCCTTAGGAACAGGGAGGTGAAAGGGGCACTCTCTAAAATGAGAATGAAGCTACTGCACCCCAACTTTTAG